In a genomic window of Bordetella petrii:
- the nusA gene encoding transcription termination factor NusA: protein MSREILLLVDALAREKNVTREVVFGALESALASAMKKRFKEDAEIRVAIDRETGSHEGFRRWLVVPDEAGLQEPDKQEMLSDALELVPNIQVGEYIEEPLEPIEFGRIGAQAAKQAILQKIRDAEREQVLNDFLDRGETIISGTIKRMDKGDIIVETGKIEARLPRSEMIPKENFRVGDRLRAFVLRVDHAARGQQVILSRTSPEFIRQLFENEVPEIEQGLLEIKAAARDPGVRAKIAVVAYDKRIDPIGTCVGMRGSRVTAVRNELGGEQVDIVLWSEDPAQFVIGALAPANVESIVVDEDKHAMDVVVDEENLPKAIGAKGQNVRLASELTGWQINIMTPEESLSRQETERAGLRAAFMSKLDVDEEVADILIDEGFTGIEEIAYVPMQELLEIEAFDEDTINELRARARNALLTEAIAQEERLETAQDLLELEGMTPELAAKLAERQVLTRDDLAELATDELAEISGLDEQQASELIMRARAHWFDEE from the coding sequence ATGAGTCGCGAAATTCTTCTGTTGGTCGATGCCTTGGCGCGCGAAAAGAATGTCACGCGCGAAGTGGTTTTCGGGGCGCTCGAAAGCGCGCTGGCTTCCGCCATGAAAAAGCGTTTCAAGGAAGACGCTGAAATCCGTGTTGCCATCGATCGCGAAACCGGCAGCCATGAAGGCTTCCGCCGGTGGCTGGTGGTGCCCGACGAGGCAGGCCTGCAAGAGCCCGACAAGCAAGAAATGCTGTCCGATGCGCTCGAGCTGGTGCCCAATATCCAGGTTGGCGAATACATCGAAGAACCCCTTGAGCCCATCGAGTTCGGCCGCATTGGCGCCCAGGCCGCCAAGCAGGCCATCTTGCAGAAAATCCGCGACGCCGAGCGCGAGCAGGTCCTGAACGACTTCCTCGATCGTGGCGAGACCATCATCTCGGGCACGATCAAGCGCATGGACAAGGGCGACATCATCGTCGAAACCGGCAAGATCGAAGCCCGGCTGCCGCGTTCCGAAATGATCCCGAAGGAAAACTTCCGGGTCGGCGACCGCCTGCGTGCGTTCGTGCTGCGCGTCGACCATGCCGCGCGGGGCCAGCAGGTCATCCTGTCGCGCACCTCGCCCGAATTCATCCGCCAGCTGTTCGAAAACGAAGTGCCCGAAATCGAGCAGGGGCTGCTCGAAATCAAGGCTGCCGCCCGCGACCCGGGCGTGCGCGCCAAGATTGCCGTGGTTGCCTACGACAAGCGCATCGATCCCATCGGCACCTGCGTGGGCATGCGCGGTTCCCGCGTCACGGCCGTGCGCAACGAGCTGGGCGGCGAGCAAGTCGACATCGTGCTGTGGTCCGAGGACCCGGCCCAGTTCGTCATCGGCGCGCTGGCGCCGGCCAATGTCGAGTCGATCGTGGTCGACGAAGACAAGCACGCCATGGACGTGGTGGTCGACGAAGAAAACCTGCCCAAGGCCATCGGCGCCAAGGGCCAGAACGTGCGCCTGGCTTCCGAGCTTACCGGCTGGCAGATCAACATCATGACGCCGGAAGAAAGCCTCAGCCGCCAGGAAACCGAACGCGCCGGCCTGCGCGCGGCGTTCATGAGCAAGCTCGACGTCGATGAAGAAGTCGCCGACATCCTCATCGATGAAGGGTTCACCGGCATCGAAGAAATCGCCTACGTGCCCATGCAGGAACTGCTGGAAATCGAGGCTTTCGACGAAGACACCATCAACGAGCTGCGCGCTCGCGCCCGCAATGCGCTCCTGACCGAGGCCATCGCCCAGGAAGAGCGCCTTGAAACGGCGCAAGACCTGCTCGAACTCGAAGGCATGACGCCGGAGCTGGCCGCCAAGCTGGCCGAACGGCAAGTGCTCACGCGCGACGATCTGGCCGAGCTGGCCACCGACGAGCTTGCGGAAATTTCCGGACTCGACGAACAACAGGCCAGCGAACTGATCATGCGTGCCCGGGCCCACTGGTTCGATGAAGAATGA
- the rimP gene encoding ribosome maturation factor RimP — protein MADLYALTQQALAGMDVELVDVERAALGLLRVTIDKAGGVRIEDCEQVSRQLSRVYEVENIDYKRLEVGSPGVDRPLRTEAELRRFAGERIEIKLRQPLDGRKVFSGILSAPANDGAAADAQPAVFGLEFEAKKDDIQVLNFTLGDVERAKLDPVLDFKGKKR, from the coding sequence ATGGCTGATTTATACGCATTGACCCAACAGGCGCTTGCCGGCATGGACGTCGAACTGGTCGACGTCGAACGTGCCGCGCTGGGTTTGCTGCGCGTCACCATCGACAAGGCCGGCGGCGTGCGCATCGAAGACTGCGAACAGGTATCGCGGCAGTTGTCGCGCGTCTACGAAGTCGAGAATATCGACTACAAGCGGCTCGAAGTCGGTTCGCCGGGCGTCGATCGCCCGTTGCGCACCGAGGCCGAGCTGCGCCGTTTCGCGGGCGAGCGCATCGAAATCAAGCTGCGGCAGCCGCTGGACGGCCGCAAGGTTTTCTCGGGCATCCTGTCCGCTCCGGCCAACGATGGCGCGGCGGCCGATGCGCAACCGGCCGTGTTCGGTCTCGAATTTGAGGCAAAGAAGGACGACATCCAGGTGTTGAACTTCACGCTCGGCGATGTCGAGCGTGCCAAACTGGATCCCGTTCTGGATTTCAAGGGCAAAAAGCGATGA